A single region of the Podospora pseudopauciseta strain CBS 411.78 chromosome 1, whole genome shotgun sequence genome encodes:
- the NMD5 gene encoding Nonsense-mediated mRNA decay protein 5 (COG:U; COG:Y; EggNog:ENOG503NV4X), giving the protein MDATAIRSFIVATLDADADVRRRAELQLKQAEDQPNFTDILLDLVSSEQNVTLQLPTAIYLKNRVNRAWERSDHITTNSVIPEDAKVRFRERLLPVLAGSQAKVRQQLVPVLQRILHFDFPQSWPNFMDYTIQLLNTNTPASVMAGLQCLLAICRTYRFKSPEGETRAPFDKIVEASFPRLLVVCQELVKQESDEAGEMLHIALKCYKHATWLELSDFLRQNEVNLAWCTIFLETVSKPIPATAMQHEDPLERERHHWWKAKKWAYFNLNRLYIRYESVLGQLTVSRRHGNPNSLMDNASDDQKRFAKDFTAQVAPTIFNHYLQEIEKWVAKTTWLSRPCLSYTIVFLDECIRPKEMWAHLKTHLTTLVTHFIFPVLCLSEDDLEKFEEEPEEYLHRKLNFYEEVSAPDVSATNFLVTLTKARRKQTFEILKFINEVVTQYEASEPDKKNHIAKEGALRMIGTLAPVILGKKSPIADQVEYFLVRFVFPDFSNEQGYLRARACDTVEKFEQLNFKEQNNLLTVYRHILDCMADPKLPVRVTAALALQPLIRHDIIRTSMQSSIPTIMQQLLKLANEADIDALANVMEDFVEVFAAELTPFAVALSEQLRDTYLRIVRELLENNQQRDDLDNEYGDYLDDKSITALGVLQTIGTLILTLESSPDVLLHIEGVLMPVIEITLRNKLYDLYNEVFEIIDSCTFAAKRISPIMWQAFELVHATFKSGAELYLEDMLPALDNFVQFGAPQLIHKPEYVQALFSMVSDMFMENRVGGVDRICACKLAEAMMLSLRGHIDDCVHGFITIAMNVLSGQEVTIKSYKIHLMEMVINAIYYNPLLALHILETQGWTNKFFSLWFGSMESFTRVHDKRLCIMAIVQLITIPNEQIPASVAVGWPRLLKGITILFSTLPAAMKITDDEADREEALRDDFQLDSSAYYDEDEDWDDDGAQWEEGDAAEGEHSESKDESTAYLDFLNEEAQKLQSAEGEVSDDDLGEDSVLLENPLDKIDPYMSFHVSLHRLQQEQPQFYASLTSQLSPDEQAVITHVCAQAEAQAAQHQQAALAAQGAGMNGTS; this is encoded by the exons ATGGACGCCACCGCAATCAGATCGTTCATCGTCGCTACTCTCGATGCCGACGCTGATGTGCGAAGGCGGGCTGAGCTCCAACTGAAGCAG GCCGAAGATCAGCCCAACTTTAcagacatcctcctcgacctcgtgTCTTCCGAGCAGAACGTCACCCTGCAGCTCCCAA CTGCTATCTATCTTAAAAACCGGGTGAACCGCGCATGGGAGCGTTCAGACCATATCACGACCAACTCAGTAATACCCGAGGATGCGAAGGTGCGCTTCCGCGAGAGGCTACTGCCTGTGCTCGCCGGCTCTCAGGCCAAGGTGAGGCAGCAGCTTGTGCCAGTCCTCCAGCGAATCCTCCACTTCGATTTTCCTCAGTCATGGCCAAACTTTATGGACTATACGATTCAACTACTGAACACAAATACCCCCGCCTCCGTAATGGCTGGTCTGCAATGCCTGCTTGCCATCTGCCGGACCTACAGATTCAAGTCACCAGAGGGTGAGACGAGGGCCCCCTTTGACAAGATTGTCGAGGCCAGCTTCCCAAGACTTTTGGTCGTCTGCCAGGAGCTGGTGAAGCAGGAGAGCGACGAGGCTGGCGAAATGCTGCATATCGCCCTCAAATGTTACAAGCATGCCACCTGG CTTGAGCTTTCGGATTTCCTCCGCCAGAACGAGGTTAACCTTGCGTGGTGCACCATCTTCCTGGAGACTGTTTCCAAGCCGATCCCCGCGACTGCTATGCAGCACGAAGACCCCCTCGAACGCGAGCGTCACCACTGGTGGAAGGCGAAGAAGTGGGCGTATTTCAATCTGAACCGCTTGTATATCAGGTACGAATCGGTGCTGGGTCAA CTGACGGTGTCTCGTAGACACGGCAACCCCAATTCTCTCATGGACAATGCCAGCGACGACCAGAAGAGATTTGCGAAGGACTTCACAGCCCAGGTTGCGCCGACGATTTTCAACCACTACCTGCAAGAGATTGAGAAATGGGTTGCCAAAACCACCTGGCTCAGCAGACCCTGCCTTTCGTACACCATTGTGTTCCTGGACGAGTGCATTCGACCCAAGGAGATGTGGGCGCATCTCAAAACTCACCTTACCACCTTGGTCACTCACTTTATCTTTCCTGTTCTTTGCCTCTCTGAGGACGATCTTGAGAAATTCGAAGAAGAGCCCGAGGAATACTTGCACCGCAAGCTCAACTTCTACGAGGAGGTTTCGGCCCCTGATGTTTCTGCTACCAATTTCTTGGTCACCTTGACAAAGGCGCGGAGAAAGCAGACGTTCGAAATCCTCAAGTTTATCAATGAGGTGGTCACCCAATACGAGGCGTCTGAACCGGACAAGAAGAATCATATCGCCAAGGAGGGTGCTCTCCGCATGATTGGTACTTTGGCTCCGGTCATTCTGGGCAAGAAGTCACCCATCGCCGACCAGGTGGAATATTTCCTCGTCCGCTTCGTCTTCCCTGATTTCAGCAACGAACAAGGGTACCTGCGTGCGCGTGCCTGCGACACTGTGGAGAAGTTTGAGCAGCTGAACTTCAAGGAGCAAAACAATCTCTTGACTGTGTATCGTCACATTCTGGACTGCATGGCGGATCCCAAGTTGCCAGTCCGTGTGACTGCAGCTCTGGCTCTGCAGCCCCTAATCAGACATGACATTATCAGAACCAGCATGCAGTCAAGCATCCCAACAATCATGCAACAGCTCCTCAAGTTGGCTAATGAGGCTGATATCGACGCTCTGGCTAATGTCATGGAAGATTTCGTGGAGGTTTTCGCTGCCGAGCTGACCCCCTTCGCTGTGGCGCTTAGTGAGCAGCTGCGTGACACATACTTGCGCATCGTGCGCGAGTTGTTGGAAAACAATCAGCAAAGGGATGATCTCGACAACGAATATGGGGACTACCTAGACGACAAGAGCATCACCGCTTTGGGAGTGCTGCAGACCATCGGCACACTCATCCTTACTCTGGAAAGCTCGCCGGATGTCTTGCTTCACATCGAGGGGGTTCTCATGCCTGTGATTGAGATCACCCTGCGGAACAAGCTTTACG ATCTGTACAACGAAGTGTTCGAGATCATCGATAGCTGCACGTTCGCGGCTAAGCGGATCTCCCCCATCATGTGGCAGGCATTTGAGCTTGTCCATGCCACCTTTAAGTCCGGTGCTGAGCTGTACCTCGAGGACATGCTCCCTGCCCTGGACAACTTTGTGCAGTTCGGTGCCCCTCAGCTTATCCACAAGCCAGAATACGTCCAGGCTTTGTTCTCGATGGTGTCGGACATGTTCATGGAGAACAgggttggaggtgttgaCCGCATTTGCGCCTGCAAGCTCGCCGAAGCCATGATGCTCAGCCTCCGTGGCCATATCGACGATTGCGTTCACGGCTTCATCACTATCGCTATGAACGTTTTGAGCGGACAGGAAGTCACGATCAAGTCGTACAAGATCCACCTCATGGAGATGGTCATTAACGCCATATACTACAACCCCCTCCTGGCTCTCCACATCTTGGAGACACAGGGCTGGACCAACAAGTTCTTCAGCCTGTGGTTCGGCAGTATGGAATCGTTCACCCGCGTGCATGACAAGAGGCTCTGCATCATGGCTATTGTTCAACTCATTACTATTCCCAATGAACAAATCCCGGCAAGCGTCGCGGTAGGCTGGCCTAGGCTTCTCAAG GGAATCACGATCCTCTTTAGCACCCTTCCGGCAGCTATGAAGA TTACTGACGATGAGGCAGATCGCGAAGAGGCTCTCAGGGATGACTTCCAACTCGACAGCTCAGCGTActatgacgaggatgaggactgGGACGATGATGGTGCTCAGTGGGAGGAAGGCGACGCAGCTGAGGGTGAACACAGTGAAAGCAAGGACGAGAGTACTGCGTACCTTGACTTCCTGAATGAGGAG GCACAAAAGTTGCAGTCCGCCGAGGGTGAGGTCTCCGATGATGACCTGGGCGAAGACAGCGTACTTCTGGAGAATCCTCTGGACAAGATCGACCCATACATGTCGTTCCATGTCTCTCTCCACA GGCTTCAACAAGAACAGCCCCAATTCTACGCCTCGCTTACTTCACAACTCTCGCCCGATGAGCAAGCAGTGATCACCCATGTGTGCGCACAAGCCGAAGCGCAGGCtgcccaacaccaacaggcTGCCCTCGCGGCCCAGGGTGCTGGTATGAATGGTACAAGCTAG